The genome window ATTTTCGTCTATCTGTCTTGGATTATTCACAAGATCAATTTTGTTGGTATATTACATCCACACATATTTGGTGCATAATGATGGGGCTTTAGATTTGATGGAGATGTTTTTCTTGATGAAGTGGAAGTGAAGATCTTGATAATTGATATAATCTACGTGTGTTGTTtttacttttcatttttgtctagtgttatttgttatttgattttgtaattttttttgttaggatTTGAGTGCAAACGTTTATCTCCCACATCAGTTGTTTCAAATGTGTGTAGTATATAAGTCTGGTTAATCAAACATGTTTTTGTCCTTAAGGGCGGTGTTTGGTTAGCTAGGGTTATTGCTCTTTGTGtttgtttaaaaagaaaaagagtgcaAACGTTTACTATTATGACACGCAGGGTTGgggtttaattttcttttaaaaaaagaaaaccccaCGGACTTCCAGACGATGCATATTAGGGTTTGCGAATTCAGAAGCCCCCGATTCGCAAACCGAAAGCAAATATTTCTGCCCCCTTTCTCTACGCTTTCATATATCGTCCCCGATGGCGAATGTAAACGCTGATGATCTCACGAACGCTGCGACCAAACACGGCAACAACGACGAAAACAGCAGTAAAAGCCCGAACCAAACGCCCGTTCCATCAACCAGCCTAGATCGGCCCGaagactcttccggtaacgcaCTATACGCCACCAATCCCGTTTCTGAAGGGCCGAAGAAGAACGCCCAGGAATTGAAGACCACAGTAGCCGCAGCAGCTGTTCTCGTGGGGACTACGGATGCTTCGGGTTCTAGTATTCAGAAGAAGATCCGCCGTGCAGAGCGCTTTGGGATGGCAGTCATGCTCTCAGAGGAAGAGAAGCGCAACTCGCGTGCAGAAAGGTTTTTGCACTGATATTTTGTACTTCATGTTTCGTTTGGTTCTATTTGCCTGTTCACTTGaaattttttcttgaatttgaAACGCTAGGGTTTGGGTCTTGTTCTTGTTTGTTCTGTCGGTTGTTAGGGTTTTGGACCAACTTATTGTATATTGTTAGGGTTTTGACCAAGTTACtatatatattagaaacaaTTTGTAGACGGCTGTTATACTGCCTCATCTTTGAATAGTTGAGGATAAGGTTTTAATCTAAAATTAGACCGGGATTCTTCAGGCATCATTGAACCGTGGGTAATGATCAAGTGCTTGAATTATTTGGATCGTGCATAAAATATTTATGCCCGTGGGCTGTTCTactaatgaaatatttataCTCAGTGGAAACTTACATATCTACCAAGGAGCATTTTGGGGTTCTGTGTTGATTTGTAGCTGTGTTGCATGAATTCGAGTGGTAGATTAGAAGCATGTCCTCAAGTCTTAACTAGTGTGTAGTTAAGTAGCCTTTTCTAGACTAGCATTTTGGGTGATGAAAGAACAAAGGGGCATTTTAGGGGTTGTTTAAGCCTCGAAGAATTAGCCTCTTAAATATGAAGTTTTATGTCTCATTAATTTGTACATTTTATTCATGCGAATGTTCAATTTTAATGATATAATAGTTAGGTGGTAACAGTTAAGCTGTTAAGTATGACCCTCTCCATTTCTTTCTCAAGCTGTTATTGCTGTTGTTGTTTTAAAATGTGAGTGGAGTTCTATTTTATGCCTCATCTTGTATGCATTTTCAACAATTTTCCCATGTGGTTATGTAGCAAAGAAGAAGCTGTTTTCCTTTGAAAATTGTGGCAGAATTTCTTTCTGTTGTACCGTTGAAGCATTCTTTACGCTAGGTTTCCAGCTCCAGCAgatacttttttgtttttatgcttttcccGAGTCCTTTATCGTCACTAAGACGGGAAACTATCCATCAACAGGGAAATAAAAGATGTTTAGGAAGGAAATAGAGTGTCAAATATTTGTCAGTTCtgctttttgagaaaccttcgcGTGCAAACTATTGCATGACAATTGCCTGAAAGATTGTAGATGACAGAGCCAAATTTTCTTGATGTGAACTATGTGCATGGTTGTGTGTTTATGCATATAGATGTTTGTTTATCTTTCATAACTTTTCCCTTGAAAGTGAAGAATGTATAGTAAGAACTTTCCTCCATTCAAACTACATGTCTTTACTCCATTCTCAAAT of Tripterygium wilfordii isolate XIE 37 chromosome 13, ASM1340144v1, whole genome shotgun sequence contains these proteins:
- the LOC120013138 gene encoding protein MODIFIER OF SNC1 11-like isoform X3, producing the protein MANVNADDLTNAATKHGNNDENSSKSPNQTPVPSTSLDRPEDSSGNALYATNPVSEGPKKNAQELKTTVAAAAVLVGTTDASGSSIQKKIRRAERFGMAVMLSEEEKRNSRAERFGTGPTLQGSEALTKSEELKRKARAERFGLSVSSVATGEEAKKRARLARFAAAPKLDALEEETRKAMTARFSESSDCWKGWCGFLNRVFFHSSWV
- the LOC120013138 gene encoding protein MODIFIER OF SNC1 11-like isoform X1 is translated as MANVNADDLTNAATKHGNNDENSSKSPNQTPVPSTSLDRPEDSSGNALYATNPVSEGPKKNAQELKTTVAAAAVLVGTTDASGSSIQKKIRRAERFGMAVMLSEEEKRNSRAERFGTGPTLQGSEALTKSEELKRKARAERFGLSVSSVATGEEAKKRARLARFAAAPKLDALEEETRKAMTARFSGPTSSLTHVNGKGNIEPQKAAIAGKAGAGS
- the LOC120013138 gene encoding protein MODIFIER OF SNC1 11-like isoform X2, translated to MANVNADDLTNAATKHGNNDENSSKSPNQTPVPSTSLDRPEDSSGNALYATNPVSEGPKKNAQELKTTVAAAAVLVGTTDASGSSIQKKIRRAERFGMAVMLSEEEKRNSRAERFGTGPTLQGSEALTKSEELKRKARAERFGLSVSSVATGEEAKKRARLARFAAAPKLDALEEETRKAMTARFSGPTSSLTHVNGKGNIEPKAAIAGKAGAGS